From Entelurus aequoreus isolate RoL-2023_Sb linkage group LG22, RoL_Eaeq_v1.1, whole genome shotgun sequence, one genomic window encodes:
- the tmem178a gene encoding transmembrane protein 178A, translating to MAAKGTDDATCGSASGSVAPAVRAGPATVTVSAVSLALSALSLLLLVTAIGTDHWYETDTRRHKDNCDRHGSDSNGQKNREMPIFHLPLVDTSTRDVALMKPVHVGSREEELLENWRAILGMGILETECGRPLFSTHSGLWRKCYFRGVDADIDKLIDRGIAERCTAVKYHFSQPIRLRNIPLNLTRTIQQDEWHLLHLRRMTAGFLGMAAAVLLCGGIVTSVGFFWEGSLTQHVSGLLFLMAGVFCTISLCTYAASVTYDLSRNPPFIYGIPQDVDHGYGWSVHCAWASLALSVASGCLAAIFPSCSRSGRLRSKAARASSV from the exons ATGGCCGCTAAAGGCACCGACGACGCGACCTGCGGCTCGGCGAGCGGCTCCGTCGCGCCCGCCGTGAGAGCCGGACCGGCCACGGTCACCGTGTCCGCCGTCAGCCTGGCGCTGAGcgcgctctcgctgctgctgctcgTCACCGCCATCGGCACCGACCACTGGTACGAGACCGACACCCGCCGCCACAAGGACAACTGCGACCGGCACGGCTCCGACTCCAACGGGCAGAAGAACCGCGAGATGCCCATCTTCCACCTGCCCCTGGTGGACACCAGCACGCGCGACGTGGCGCTGATGAAGCCCGTGCACGTGGGCAGCCGGGAGGAGGAGCTTCTGGAGAACTGGCGCGCCATCCTGGGCATGGGCATCCTGGAGACGGAGTGCGGCCGCCCGCTCTTCTCCACGCACTCCGGCCTGTGGAGGAAGTGCTACTTCCGCGGCGTGGACGCCGACATCGACAAGCTCATCGACAGAG gtatcGCGGAGCGCTGCACGGCGGTCAAGTACCATTTCTCTCAGCCAATCAGATTGAGGAACATCCCGCTCAACCTGACCAGGACCATCCAGCAGGACGAGTGGCACCTGCTGC ACCTGCGGCGCATGACGGCGGGCTTCCTGGGCATGGCGGCGGCGGTGCTCCTGTGCGGCGGCATCGTGACGTCGGTGGGCTTCTTCTGGGAGGGCAGTCTGACACAGCACGTGTCTGGCCTGCTCTTCCTCATGGcag gggtcTTCTGCACCATCTCTCTGTGCACCTACGCGGCCAGCGTGACCTACGACCTCTCCAGGAACCCCCCCTTCATCTACGGCATCCCCCAGGACGTAGACCATGGTTACGGCTGGTCTGTGCACTGTGCCTGGGCCAGTCTGGCTCTCAGCGTGGCGTCCGGCTGCCTCGCCGCCATCTTCCCCTCCTGCAGCCGCTCGGGACGTCTGCGCTCCAAAGCGGCCCGCGCCTCCTCCGTCTGA